A stretch of the Streptomyces sp. NBC_01428 genome encodes the following:
- a CDS encoding DUF3039 domain-containing protein, protein MSTLEPETQPQRGTGTGTLVEPTPQVSHGDGDHERFAHYVQKDKIMASALDGTPVVALCGKVWVPGRDPKKYPVCPMCKEIFESMGAGGDQGKGGGDKK, encoded by the coding sequence ATGAGCACTCTTGAGCCTGAGACCCAGCCCCAGCGAGGCACGGGGACGGGGACCCTCGTGGAGCCGACGCCGCAGGTGTCGCACGGCGACGGGGACCACGAGCGCTTCGCCCACTACGTCCAGAAGGACAAGATCATGGCGAGCGCGCTGGACGGCACGCCCGTCGTGGCGCTGTGCGGCAAGGTGTGGGTGCCGGGCCGCGACCCGAAGAAGTACCCGGTGTGCCCCATGTGCAAGGAGATCTTCGAGTCCATGGGCGCCGGCGGCGACCAGGGCAAGGGCGGCGGCGACAAGAAGTAA
- a CDS encoding carbohydrate ABC transporter permease has translation MSLLKGVVRRPRRPWRLAAETTALLVAVVVAFPLYWMVLGAFKPAGEIESTTPRPWTASPTLDSFRRVFGQQEFGRYFLNSLVVAGSVVIASALIAFLAATAVTRFRFRFRTTLLIMFLVAQMVPVEALTIPLFFVMRDAGQLNTLGSLILPHIAFSLPFAIWMLRGFVKAVPEALEEAAYIDGASRARFLWQILFPLVLPGLVATSVFSFISAWNDFLFAKSFIISDTSQSTLPMALLVFYKPDEPDWGGVMAASTVMTIPVLIFFVLVQRRLVSGLGGAVKD, from the coding sequence GTGAGCCTGCTCAAGGGTGTTGTCCGGCGCCCGCGGCGTCCCTGGCGGCTCGCCGCCGAGACGACCGCCCTGCTCGTCGCCGTCGTGGTCGCCTTCCCCCTCTACTGGATGGTGCTCGGCGCCTTCAAGCCGGCCGGGGAGATCGAGTCCACCACGCCCCGGCCCTGGACGGCCTCGCCCACCCTGGATTCCTTCCGCCGCGTCTTCGGGCAGCAGGAATTCGGCCGTTACTTCCTCAACAGCCTCGTCGTGGCGGGCTCCGTGGTGATCGCGTCGGCACTCATCGCGTTTCTCGCCGCGACCGCCGTCACGCGATTCCGCTTCCGATTCCGGACCACCCTGCTGATCATGTTCCTGGTGGCCCAGATGGTGCCCGTCGAGGCCCTGACGATCCCGCTGTTCTTCGTCATGCGCGACGCCGGTCAGCTGAACACCCTGGGCTCGCTGATCCTGCCGCACATCGCCTTCTCGCTGCCCTTCGCGATCTGGATGCTGCGCGGTTTCGTGAAGGCCGTTCCGGAGGCGCTGGAGGAGGCCGCCTACATCGACGGCGCGAGCCGCGCGCGATTCCTCTGGCAGATCCTTTTCCCGCTGGTCCTCCCCGGCCTCGTGGCCACCAGTGTGTTTTCCTTCATCTCGGCCTGGAACGACTTCCTGTTCGCCAAGTCCTTCATCATCAGCGACACCTCGCAGTCCACCCTGCCGATGGCTCTTCTCGTCTTCTACAAGCCGGACGAACCCGACTGGGGCGGCGTGATGGCCGCTTCCACGGTGATGACGATTCCGGTGCTGATCTTCTTCGTTCTCGTGCAGCGACGACTCGTCTCCGGCCTCGGCGGAGCGGTAAAGGACTGA
- a CDS encoding carbohydrate ABC transporter permease, with the protein MATPDTLAERPGRRAATRAVPRPAGRRGRGPAAGPSPRGRAGRTPWLYLAPALVVLGGLLVYPIYQLGLISFLEYTQAQVSGGQPTTFVGFGNYTELFADEQFWQVLLATVLFAAACVVSTLATGCALAVLLTRVRALPRLALMLAALGAWATPAVTGSTVWLFLFDPDFGPVNRVFGLGDHSWTYGRLSAFALVLLEVVWCSFPFVMVTVYAGIRAVPSEVLEAAALDGASQWRIWRSVLAPMLRPILVVVTIQSVIWDFKVFTQIYVMTGGGGIAGQNLVLNVYAYQKAFAASQYSLGSAIGVAMLVLLLAVTLVYLRLLRRQGEEL; encoded by the coding sequence ATGGCGACGCCCGACACCCTCGCCGAGCGCCCCGGACGGAGGGCGGCCACCAGGGCCGTCCCCCGTCCCGCCGGGCGCCGTGGCCGCGGACCCGCGGCCGGCCCCTCCCCGCGCGGGCGGGCCGGCCGGACCCCCTGGCTCTACCTCGCGCCCGCCCTGGTCGTCCTCGGCGGCCTGCTCGTCTACCCGATCTACCAACTCGGCCTGATCTCCTTCCTGGAGTACACACAGGCCCAGGTCAGCGGAGGACAGCCGACCACCTTCGTGGGCTTCGGCAACTACACCGAACTCTTCGCCGACGAACAGTTCTGGCAGGTGCTGCTCGCCACCGTGCTGTTCGCCGCGGCCTGCGTGGTGTCGACGCTGGCCACCGGATGCGCGCTCGCCGTACTGCTCACCCGCGTACGGGCCCTGCCGAGGCTCGCGCTGATGCTGGCCGCGCTCGGCGCCTGGGCGACCCCCGCGGTCACCGGGTCCACGGTCTGGCTGTTCCTCTTCGACCCCGACTTCGGCCCCGTCAACCGGGTGTTCGGACTCGGCGACCACTCCTGGACCTACGGCCGCCTCAGCGCCTTCGCCCTCGTCCTGCTCGAAGTGGTCTGGTGCTCCTTCCCGTTCGTGATGGTCACGGTCTACGCGGGCATCCGCGCCGTACCGTCCGAGGTCCTGGAGGCGGCCGCCCTGGACGGCGCCTCGCAGTGGCGGATCTGGCGGTCGGTGCTCGCGCCGATGCTCCGGCCGATCCTGGTCGTCGTCACCATCCAGTCGGTCATCTGGGACTTCAAGGTCTTCACCCAGATCTACGTCATGACGGGCGGCGGCGGCATCGCCGGGCAGAACCTCGTCCTGAACGTCTACGCCTACCAGAAGGCGTTCGCCGCCTCCCAGTACAGCCTCGGCTCGGCCATCGGCGTCGCCATGCTGGTGCTGCTGCTCGCCGTCACGCTGGTCTACCTGCGGCTGCTGCGCCGACAGGGGGAGGAACTGTGA
- a CDS encoding extracellular solute-binding protein — MKLSAPRIRAARTAAALAALVVATACAPQTSDNSSSGKDEKSGTLRVWLFQEVGNKPKEKVVDAAVAAFEKAHKGARVNIEYIPVETRAQRIKAAFNDPKSAPDVIEYGNTDTAGYVKDGGLADISGEFAAWDEAKDTDPTARQSVTVDGKVYGAPYFVGVRALYYRTDVFKELDLTVPKTQAELAETARRIHAAKPDLYGLAVGGAYTYGAMPFIWANGGELAQGKGGSYASAIDSAEARKGIKAYTSLFGDTNCPAAKCAGMGGNDTVTAFASGKAAMAIGGDFSHAAVEAGTVKGTYAVVPLPGVKAGSVAPAFAGGNNLGVLKSTAHRTLAVDLMEQLASKKTQSELFDAMGFLPTYTDVREQVADREPFVAPFVKTLASGARFVPASPAWAQIDASLVLPTMFQEIVSGKKDVAKASEDAAKKMNDAFSSAG, encoded by the coding sequence ATGAAGCTCTCTGCTCCCAGAATCCGCGCCGCCCGGACGGCCGCCGCCCTCGCGGCCCTGGTCGTCGCCACCGCCTGCGCCCCCCAGACCTCCGACAACTCCTCGTCCGGCAAGGACGAGAAGAGCGGCACCCTGCGCGTCTGGCTCTTCCAGGAGGTCGGCAACAAGCCCAAGGAGAAGGTGGTCGACGCGGCCGTCGCCGCCTTCGAGAAGGCCCACAAGGGCGCGCGGGTGAACATCGAGTACATCCCCGTGGAGACCCGCGCCCAGCGCATCAAGGCCGCCTTCAACGACCCGAAGAGCGCCCCGGACGTCATCGAGTACGGCAACACGGACACCGCCGGATACGTGAAGGACGGCGGACTCGCCGACATCTCCGGGGAGTTCGCCGCCTGGGACGAGGCCAAGGACACCGACCCGACCGCACGGCAGTCGGTCACCGTGGACGGCAAGGTCTACGGCGCCCCGTACTTCGTCGGTGTCCGCGCCCTGTACTACCGCACCGACGTCTTCAAGGAACTGGACCTCACCGTCCCGAAGACGCAGGCCGAACTGGCCGAGACCGCACGCAGGATCCACGCCGCGAAGCCCGACCTGTACGGGCTCGCCGTGGGCGGCGCCTACACGTACGGCGCGATGCCGTTCATCTGGGCCAACGGCGGTGAACTCGCCCAGGGCAAGGGCGGCTCCTACGCCTCCGCCATCGACAGCGCCGAGGCCCGGAAGGGCATCAAGGCCTACACCTCGCTCTTCGGCGACACCAACTGTCCCGCCGCCAAGTGCGCGGGCATGGGCGGCAACGACACGGTGACCGCCTTCGCCTCGGGCAAGGCCGCGATGGCGATCGGCGGCGACTTCAGCCACGCGGCGGTCGAGGCCGGGACGGTCAAGGGCACGTACGCGGTGGTGCCGCTGCCCGGTGTGAAGGCCGGCTCGGTCGCGCCCGCCTTCGCGGGAGGCAACAACCTCGGTGTCCTCAAGAGCACCGCGCACCGCACACTCGCCGTCGACCTGATGGAACAGCTCGCGTCCAAGAAGACACAGAGCGAACTCTTCGACGCGATGGGCTTCCTGCCGACCTACACCGACGTCCGCGAACAGGTCGCCGACCGCGAGCCCTTCGTCGCGCCGTTCGTGAAGACCCTCGCGTCCGGCGCCAGGTTCGTGCCGGCCTCGCCCGCCTGGGCGCAGATCGACGCCTCGCTGGTCCTGCCGACGATGTTCCAGGAGATCGTCAGCGGCAAGAAGGACGTGGCGAAGGCGTCCGAGGACGCGGCGAAGAAGATGAACGACGCGTTCAGCTCCGCGGGCTGA
- a CDS encoding YqgE/AlgH family protein, producing the protein MTEVSSLTGRLLVATPALADPNFDRAVVLLLDHDEEGSLGVVLNRPTPVGVGDILEAWAGLAGEPGVVFQGGPVSLDSALGVAVIPGGASAERAPLGWRRVHGAIGLVDLEAPPELLASALGSLRIFAGYAGWGPGQLENELGEGAWYVVESEPGDVSSPAPEGLWREVLRRQRSELAMVATYPDDPSLN; encoded by the coding sequence ATGACCGAGGTGTCCTCGCTCACAGGGCGGCTGCTCGTGGCCACGCCCGCCCTGGCGGACCCGAACTTCGACCGCGCGGTGGTGCTGCTCCTCGACCACGACGAGGAGGGCTCCCTCGGTGTCGTCCTCAACCGGCCGACCCCCGTGGGCGTCGGGGACATCCTGGAGGCCTGGGCCGGCCTCGCCGGTGAGCCGGGTGTCGTGTTCCAGGGCGGCCCGGTCTCGCTGGACTCGGCGCTCGGCGTCGCGGTCATCCCGGGCGGGGCGTCGGCCGAGCGGGCGCCACTCGGCTGGCGGCGGGTGCACGGGGCGATCGGTCTCGTCGACCTGGAGGCCCCGCCGGAGCTGCTCGCCTCGGCCCTCGGCTCCCTGCGCATCTTCGCCGGTTACGCCGGCTGGGGCCCGGGCCAGCTGGAGAACGAGCTGGGGGAGGGCGCCTGGTACGTCGTGGAGTCCGAGCCGGGGGACGTCTCCTCGCCGGCCCCGGAAGGGCTGTGGCGCGAGGTCCTGCGCCGCCAGCGCAGCGAACTGGCGATGGTGGCGACGTACCCGGACGACCCCTCCCTGAACTGA
- a CDS encoding HU family DNA-binding protein — protein MNRSELVAALADRAEVTRKDADAVLAAFAETVGEIVAKGDEKVTIPGFLTFERTHRAARTARNPQTGDPIQIPAGYSVKVSAGSKLKEAAKGK, from the coding sequence ATGAACCGCAGTGAGCTGGTGGCCGCGCTGGCCGACCGTGCCGAGGTGACCCGCAAGGACGCCGACGCCGTTCTGGCCGCTTTCGCCGAGACCGTCGGCGAGATCGTCGCCAAGGGCGACGAGAAGGTCACCATCCCCGGCTTCCTGACCTTCGAGCGCACCCACCGTGCCGCTCGCACCGCGCGCAACCCGCAGACCGGCGACCCGATCCAGATCCCGGCCGGCTACAGCGTGAAGGTCTCCGCGGGCAGCAAGCTCAAGGAAGCCGCCAAGGGCAAGTAG
- the murA gene encoding UDP-N-acetylglucosamine 1-carboxyvinyltransferase, with protein sequence MTVNDDVLLVHGGTPLEGEIRVRGAKNLVPKAMVAALLGSGPSRLRNVPDIRDVRVVRGLLQLHGVTVRPGEEPGELVLDPSHVESANVADIDAHAGSSRIPILFCGPLLHRLGHAFIPGLGGCDIGGRPIDFHFEVLRQFGAKIEKREDGQYLEAPQRLRGTKIQLPYPSVGATEQVLLTAVLAEGVTELSNAAVEPEIEDLICVLQKMGAIIAMDTDRTIRITGVDTLGGYTHAALPDRLEAASWASAALATEGNIYVRGAQQRSMMTFLNTYRKVGGAFEIDDEGIRFWHPGSQLKSIALETDVHPGFQTDWQQPLVVALTQATGLSIIHETVYESRLGFTSALNQMGAHIQLYRECLGGSNCRFGQRNFLHSAVVSGPTKLQGADLVIPDLRGGFSYLIAALAAQGTSRVHGIDLINRGYENFMDKLVELGAKVELPGKALG encoded by the coding sequence ATGACCGTCAACGACGATGTCCTGCTTGTCCACGGCGGAACCCCGCTTGAGGGCGAGATCCGTGTCCGCGGTGCGAAGAATCTCGTACCGAAGGCCATGGTCGCCGCCCTCCTGGGCAGTGGTCCGAGCCGACTGCGCAACGTCCCCGACATCCGCGACGTGCGTGTCGTGCGCGGACTGCTGCAGCTGCACGGTGTGACCGTCCGTCCGGGTGAGGAACCCGGCGAGCTGGTCCTCGATCCGTCCCATGTCGAAAGCGCGAACGTCGCTGACATCGATGCCCACGCGGGCTCGTCGCGCATCCCGATCCTCTTCTGCGGCCCGCTGCTGCACCGTCTCGGCCACGCCTTCATCCCGGGCCTCGGCGGCTGCGACATCGGCGGCCGGCCGATCGACTTCCACTTCGAGGTGCTGCGCCAGTTCGGCGCGAAGATCGAGAAGCGGGAGGACGGCCAGTACCTGGAGGCCCCGCAGCGACTGCGCGGCACCAAGATCCAGCTGCCTTACCCCTCGGTCGGCGCGACCGAGCAGGTGCTGCTCACCGCGGTGCTCGCGGAAGGCGTCACGGAGCTCTCGAACGCGGCGGTGGAGCCGGAGATCGAGGATCTGATCTGCGTCCTGCAGAAGATGGGCGCCATCATCGCGATGGACACCGACCGGACGATCCGCATCACCGGTGTGGACACGCTCGGCGGCTACACCCACGCGGCCCTCCCGGACCGTCTGGAGGCCGCCTCCTGGGCTTCCGCGGCCCTGGCGACCGAGGGCAACATCTACGTCCGCGGCGCCCAGCAGCGGTCGATGATGACGTTCCTGAACACCTACCGCAAGGTGGGCGGTGCCTTCGAGATCGACGACGAGGGCATCCGCTTCTGGCACCCGGGCTCGCAGCTCAAGTCCATCGCCCTGGAGACGGACGTCCACCCCGGCTTCCAGACGGACTGGCAGCAGCCGCTGGTCGTCGCCCTGACGCAGGCCACCGGCCTGTCGATCATCCACGAGACGGTGTACGAGTCCCGGCTGGGGTTCACCTCCGCGCTCAACCAGATGGGCGCGCACATCCAGCTCTACCGTGAGTGCCTCGGCGGCTCGAACTGCCGATTCGGGCAGCGCAACTTCCTGCACTCCGCGGTCGTTTCGGGCCCGACGAAGCTCCAGGGCGCCGACCTGGTCATCCCCGACCTGCGCGGCGGCTTCTCGTACCTCATCGCGGCGCTGGCGGCCCAGGGCACCTCGCGGGTCCACGGCATCGACCTGATCAACCGCGGCTACGAGAACTTCATGGACAAGCTGGTGGAGCTGGGCGCGAAGGTCGAGCTCCCCGGCAAGGCGCTCGGCTGA
- a CDS encoding NAD-dependent malic enzyme produces MATAPSVSYSNTVRLEVPASGTAVSQLTTAVESNGGSVTGLDVTASGHEKLQIDVTIAATSTAHADEIVEQLRHIEGVTLGKVSDRTFLMHLGGKIEMQSKHPIRNRDDLSMIYTPGVARVCMAIAENPEDARRLTIKRNSVAVVTDGSAVLGLGNIGPKAALPVMEGKAALFKRFAGIDAWPLCLDTQDTDAIVEIVKAIAPGFAGINLEDISAPRCFEIEARLREALDIPVFHDDQHGTAIVVLAALTNALRVAGKAIGDIRVVMSGAGAAGTAILKLLIAAGVKNAVVADIHGVVHADRSDLVAAAPDSPLRWIADNTNPEGLTGTLKEAVREADVFIGVSAPNVIDGDDVARMADNAIVFALANPDPEVDPAIARQTAAVVATGRSDFPNQINNVLVFPGVFRGLLDAQSRTVNTEMMLAAAAALADVVTEDELNPNYIIPSVFNDKVAGAVAGAVRNAAKAAGVTDAASTTA; encoded by the coding sequence ATGGCAACGGCGCCCAGCGTCTCCTACTCGAACACGGTCCGGCTGGAGGTGCCCGCGAGCGGAACGGCGGTCTCCCAGCTCACCACGGCCGTCGAGTCCAACGGAGGCTCGGTGACCGGCCTCGACGTGACCGCATCCGGCCACGAGAAGCTCCAGATCGACGTCACCATCGCGGCGACCTCCACCGCGCACGCCGACGAGATCGTCGAACAGCTGCGCCACATCGAGGGCGTCACCCTCGGCAAGGTCTCCGACCGTACGTTCCTCATGCACCTCGGCGGCAAGATCGAGATGCAGTCCAAGCACCCGATCCGCAACCGTGACGACCTCTCCATGATCTACACCCCGGGCGTGGCGCGGGTGTGCATGGCGATCGCCGAGAACCCCGAGGACGCCCGCCGCCTCACCATCAAGCGCAACTCCGTTGCGGTCGTGACGGACGGCTCCGCCGTGCTGGGCCTGGGCAACATCGGCCCCAAGGCCGCGCTGCCCGTCATGGAGGGCAAGGCGGCCCTCTTCAAGCGCTTCGCCGGCATCGACGCCTGGCCGCTGTGCCTGGACACCCAGGACACCGACGCGATCGTCGAGATCGTGAAGGCCATCGCCCCCGGCTTCGCGGGCATCAACCTGGAGGACATCTCCGCGCCGCGCTGCTTCGAGATCGAGGCCCGGCTGCGCGAGGCGCTCGACATCCCCGTCTTCCACGACGACCAGCACGGCACGGCCATCGTGGTGCTCGCCGCGCTGACGAACGCCCTGCGTGTCGCGGGCAAGGCCATCGGTGACATCCGCGTCGTCATGTCCGGCGCGGGCGCGGCCGGCACGGCCATCCTCAAGCTGCTGATCGCCGCCGGTGTGAAGAACGCCGTCGTCGCCGACATCCACGGCGTGGTGCACGCGGACCGCTCCGACCTCGTCGCCGCGGCCCCCGACTCGCCGCTGCGCTGGATCGCCGACAACACCAACCCCGAGGGCCTCACCGGCACACTGAAGGAGGCCGTCCGCGAGGCGGACGTCTTCATCGGCGTGTCGGCCCCGAACGTGATCGACGGCGACGACGTGGCCCGGATGGCCGACAACGCCATCGTGTTCGCGCTCGCGAACCCCGACCCCGAGGTCGACCCGGCGATCGCCCGGCAGACGGCGGCCGTTGTCGCCACCGGCCGCTCCGACTTCCCCAACCAGATCAACAACGTCCTGGTGTTCCCGGGCGTCTTCCGTGGCCTCCTGGACGCCCAGTCGCGTACCGTCAACACGGAGATGATGCTCGCCGCCGCTGCCGCGCTCGCGGACGTGGTGACCGAGGACGAACTCAACCCGAACTACATCATCCCCAGCGTCTTCAACGACAAGGTCGCGGGCGCGGTCGCCGGAGCGGTGCGCAACGCCGCGAAGGCGGCGGGGGTGACGGACGCGGCCAGTACGACCGCGTAG
- a CDS encoding HelD family protein, translating into MAAQAQQESAVGSVRPSAAEKSAQDDSVRDREIGVEQHHLDRVYRRLEEKIHEAEFLMNDAAQRGQVGTPGALAERDAQVFRAGIHLNRLNNEFEDFLFGRIDLLLGKDGKKGPDGAYTAVEPAEGAVREDNTADIAETLHIGRIGVLDADYSPLVIDWRAPAAAPFYRSTPVDPGRVVRRRVIRSKGRKVLGVEDDLMRPELTAALDGRRLSVVGDGALMAALGQARSHSMRDIVASIQAEQDLVIRAPAASVTYVEGGPGTGKTAVALHRAAYLLYQDRRRYAGGILIVSPTPLLVAYTEGVLPSLGEEGQVAIRAIGSLVDGVSATLYDSPAVARAKGSYRMLKVLRKAARGALETPGGANGRNGSGGSREAASGQLAFGEPDTAPAGPPTRLRVVAFGRRVELESAELDRIKHNALSGTAPVNLLRPRARKLLLDALWARSGAGTRHSDPELAAELRSSFDEDVTSEDSFLTFLDAWWPELTPRGVLTAMADERRLGRWARRILNPGEVRRVARSLKRDGLSVHDVAMLDELQAIVGMPARPRKRRDLDPLDQLTGLEELMPVREESQRERAERLAQERTEYAHVIVDEAQDLTPMQWRMVGRRGRHATWTVVGDPAQSSWSDPDEAAEARDEALGTRPRRRFTLTVNYRNPAEIAELAAKVLALAMPGSDSPSAVRSTGVEPHFAVVRESLAQTVRAEAARLLDRVDGTVGVVVAMNRREEAARWLAGLGDRVVALGSLEAKGLEYDANVVVSPAEIADESPAGLRVLYVALTRATQQLTVVSSDRDDPDASGVPDLLRD; encoded by the coding sequence GTGGCCGCTCAGGCTCAGCAGGAATCCGCGGTCGGTTCGGTCCGTCCGTCCGCAGCGGAGAAGTCCGCCCAGGACGACTCCGTGAGGGACCGGGAGATCGGCGTCGAACAACATCATCTGGACCGGGTCTACCGGCGCCTCGAGGAGAAGATCCATGAGGCCGAGTTCCTGATGAACGACGCCGCCCAGCGCGGTCAGGTCGGCACGCCCGGAGCGCTCGCGGAACGCGACGCCCAGGTGTTCCGCGCCGGAATCCACCTCAACCGGCTCAACAACGAGTTCGAGGACTTCCTCTTCGGCCGGATCGACCTGCTCCTCGGGAAGGACGGCAAGAAGGGCCCCGACGGCGCGTACACGGCGGTCGAGCCCGCCGAGGGCGCGGTCCGCGAGGACAACACCGCCGACATCGCCGAGACGCTCCACATCGGCCGTATCGGCGTCCTGGACGCCGACTACTCGCCGCTGGTCATCGACTGGCGGGCGCCCGCCGCGGCCCCGTTCTACCGCTCGACCCCGGTCGACCCGGGCCGGGTCGTACGGCGCCGCGTCATCCGCTCCAAGGGCCGCAAGGTCCTCGGCGTCGAGGACGACCTGATGCGCCCCGAGCTGACGGCCGCGCTGGACGGCCGCCGGCTCTCCGTCGTCGGGGACGGCGCACTGATGGCCGCGCTCGGCCAGGCCCGCAGCCACTCCATGCGCGACATCGTGGCGTCGATCCAGGCCGAACAGGACCTGGTGATCCGCGCCCCCGCCGCCTCCGTGACCTACGTCGAGGGCGGCCCCGGCACCGGCAAGACCGCGGTGGCCCTGCACCGGGCCGCCTATCTCCTCTACCAGGACCGCCGCCGGTACGCGGGCGGCATCCTGATCGTCTCCCCGACCCCGCTGCTCGTCGCCTACACCGAGGGCGTCCTGCCCTCGCTCGGCGAGGAGGGCCAGGTCGCCATCCGCGCGATCGGCTCCCTCGTCGACGGCGTGAGCGCCACGCTGTACGACTCTCCCGCGGTCGCCCGCGCCAAGGGGTCGTACCGGATGCTGAAGGTGCTGCGGAAGGCGGCCCGCGGGGCGCTGGAGACGCCGGGCGGAGCGAACGGCCGGAACGGGTCGGGCGGCTCCCGTGAAGCGGCCTCCGGGCAGCTCGCCTTCGGCGAACCCGACACCGCGCCCGCCGGACCCCCCACCCGGCTGCGGGTCGTGGCCTTCGGACGCCGCGTCGAGCTGGAGTCCGCCGAACTCGACCGCATCAAGCACAACGCGCTCAGCGGGACGGCGCCGGTCAACCTGCTGCGCCCGCGCGCCCGCAAGCTGCTGCTCGACGCGCTGTGGGCGCGGTCGGGCGCCGGGACCCGGCACTCCGACCCGGAGCTTGCCGCCGAACTGCGCTCCTCGTTCGACGAGGACGTCACCTCCGAGGACAGCTTCCTGACGTTCCTGGACGCCTGGTGGCCCGAGCTGACCCCGCGCGGCGTGCTGACCGCGATGGCCGACGAGCGGCGGCTCGGACGCTGGGCGCGGCGGATCCTCAACCCGGGCGAGGTGCGCCGGGTGGCGCGCTCGCTGAAGCGGGACGGGCTGTCCGTGCACGACGTGGCGATGCTCGACGAGCTCCAGGCGATCGTCGGGATGCCCGCGCGGCCCAGGAAGCGCCGCGACCTGGACCCGCTGGACCAGCTCACCGGCCTGGAGGAGCTGATGCCGGTGCGCGAGGAGTCGCAGCGCGAGCGCGCCGAGCGGCTCGCCCAGGAGCGCACCGAGTACGCCCACGTCATCGTGGACGAGGCACAGGACCTCACGCCCATGCAGTGGCGGATGGTCGGCCGTCGTGGCCGGCACGCCACCTGGACGGTCGTCGGCGACCCGGCCCAGTCGTCCTGGTCCGACCCGGACGAGGCGGCCGAGGCGCGCGACGAGGCCCTCGGCACCCGCCCCCGGCGCCGGTTCACGCTCACCGTGAACTACCGCAACCCGGCCGAGATCGCCGAGCTGGCCGCCAAGGTCCTCGCGCTCGCGATGCCGGGCTCGGACTCGCCCTCCGCGGTCCGGTCCACGGGCGTCGAGCCGCATTTCGCCGTCGTCCGGGAGTCCCTCGCCCAGACCGTGCGCGCCGAGGCGGCCCGGCTGCTCGACCGCGTCGACGGCACGGTGGGTGTCGTCGTCGCCATGAACCGGCGCGAGGAGGCCGCCCGCTGGCTCGCCGGGCTCGGGGACCGCGTGGTGGCCCTCGGCAGCCTGGAGGCCAAGGGGCTGGAGTACGACGCGAACGTGGTCGTGTCGCCCGCGGAGATCGCGGACGAGTCGCCGGCCGGGCTGCGGGTCCTGTACGTCGCCCTGACACGGGCGACCCAGCAGCTGACCGTCGTCTCCAGCGACCGCGACGATCCCGACGCGTCCGGCGTCCCCGACCTGCTCAGGGACTGA